One region of Eupeodes corollae chromosome 1, idEupCoro1.1, whole genome shotgun sequence genomic DNA includes:
- the LOC129942582 gene encoding uncharacterized protein LOC129942582 produces MESSIDLFLGNSEEENPRNVALMRKNIRDHSNPLELPNKKFISYFRLNKDAFVYVLNEIKDHLKQPQRSSAIPPIFKLCTALRFMAEGSYQKCSGNDFNLGLAQPTVSVVLKEVLEVVEELICPQWLKARMTNDEMNLLKIHFLPENQISWSNRMHRWNSCSNHSTKKNLQHLYLNRKGYYSLNVMIVSVYAIFSILNWAGLAIFNQKNYFLSDVYIIICKTYIFFSIFLKKLVFNELLMPTVIFLYTQMHYTTSKYQLLNFDNNHN; encoded by the exons atggagagttctattgatttgtttcttggaAATTCGGAAGAAGAAAATCCCCGGAATGTTGCGctgatgagaaaaaatattcgagatcactccaatccattggaacttccaaacaaaaa atttataagttattttagactcaacaaagacgcatttgtttatgtgctaaatgaaatcaaagatcATTTGAAACAACCACAGCGTTCCTCCGCAATCCCACCAATTTTCAAACTCTGCACTGCCCTACGTTTCATGGCAGAAGGAAGTTACCAAAAGTGCAGtggtaatgattttaatttaggccTTGCTCAGCCAACAGTTTCGGTAGTGTTAAAAGAAGTGCTAGAAGTAGTAGAAGAACTTATCTGTCCACAATGGCTTAAGGCTCGTATGACAAATGATGagatgaatttattaaaaattcattttttaccagAAAACCAGATTTCCTGGAGTAATAGGATGCATCGATGGAACTCATGTTCGAATCATAGCaccaaaaaaaatcttcaacatctctatttaaatagaaaaggttACTACAGTCTGAATGTCATGATTGTAAGTGTATATGCCATCTTTAGCATTTTGAATTGGGCAGGTTTAgctatttttaatcaaaaaaattattttctttcagatgtttatattattatttgtaaaacttacatttttttctccattttcttaaaaaaattggttttcaatgaactgttgatgcctaccgttatttttttgtacacacaaatgcactacacaactagtaaatatcagttgctcaattttgacaacaatcacaactga